One Mycolicibacterium doricum genomic window, GTCGCGATGCCGAACGAGTTGTTCTCCTCGGCGTACTGATCACCGCCGGCGCGGAAGTACCCGAGGTCGAGCAGGTGGAGCGCCAGCGCGAGGACCCGGTTGCGTTGCCAACCCCGACCCCCCAGATCCGCGGCGATCTGCCGCCGCAGCTCGGGCAGGGCCGACGACATCTGCAGCACCCGGTCGAACTTCTCCTCGTTGCGCTCCTGCTGCCACTGCTGGTGGTAGAGGTACTGACGACGGCCGGCGGCGTCGGTGCCGACGGCTTGGATGTGTCCGTTGGGATACGGGCAGATCCACACCTTCTTCCAGGCGGGGGGGATCACCAGAGCGTCGATCCGGTCGAGGGTCTTGTTGTCGGTGATGACCTCACCGTTGTGATCGTGATACGAGAAGCCTTTGCCGCGGCGCACCCGGCGCAGCCCCGGACCGCTGACTACGCTGCGCCGGAGTCGCATCGACACCTACCTGTGATCGCGGTTACGGGTTTGGCCCCGGCGGTCGCAGGGGTATGGAAGGCGCACCATGGTGAGCACGAGGCTGGCGCGCGCCAGAATGCGGTCATTGACGCCGTCGCAGCGACGTCGGTGCGGGCATCACGGACGCCGTCGTTTCGACGGCGCCGTCATTCAACTTCACGACCGGGTGTTACCCGGTGGAATACCCAGTCACACGTACGTACCTGCGAGTTCCGCCAGCGCCGATGGCTAGCCGGCGAATGGGCTGGGGTAGTCTCGCTTCGATATTGCCGGGAGGTCAGATGGCCGAGGTCGAAACTCAGCACAACGGGCAGGCCAATGCCGACCGTTCGGTGGAGCTGCGTGTTGCGGCCGCACTGGAGAATCTCGCAGTGCTGCGCACGTTGGTCGCCGCGGTGGGCACCTTCGAGGACCTCGACTTCGACGCAGTCTCCGACTTGCGGCTTGCGGTCGACGAAGCCTGTACCCGGCTGATCCGCTCGGCGGTGCCGAAGTCCACTCTTGTCGTCGTGGTGCACCCCAACGATTCCGAGGTCGTCGTCGACGCGTCGACGACCTGTCAGAACAGCGACATCCTGGCTCCGGGCAGCTTCAGCTGGCATGTGCTGAGTTCGCTGACCGACGAGGTGCGCACCTTCTCCGACGGCCAGGATCTCCAAGACGGACAGGTATTCGGCATCTCGATGACGACGAGAAGAGCGAGTTCGCTGCGGTGACGCCATCGTCGGGACAGGGTTCGTCGCCACGACAGAACTCTGAGTACTCGGACGTGGCCGCGATGTTCCGGGAACTGCAGGGGATCACCCCGGACTCACCCCAGTTCCACCGTCAGCGCGACCGGATCGTCGAACGCTGTCTGCCGCTGGCCGATCACATCGCCCGTCGCTTCGACGGCCGCGGGGAACCGCGCGACGACCTCGTCCAGGTGGCCCGGGTCGGTCTCGTCAACGCGGTGATCCGCTTCAACGTCGACGCCGGATCGGATTTCGTCTCTTTCGCGGTGCCCACCATCATGGGAGAGGTTCGGCGGCACTTCCGGGACAACAGCTGGTCGGTCAAGGTGCCACGCCGGCTCAAGGAGCTGCACCTGCGGTTGGGTTCGGCCACGGCCGAGCTGTCCCAACGGCTGGGTCGCGCGCCGACAGCCAGCGAGCTCGCCGAGGAACTGGGCATGGACCGCGACGAAGTGGTCGAGGGCCTGGTCGCCGGCAGCTCCTACAACACCCTGTCGATCGACAGCGGGGGCAACAGCGGGAACGAGGACGCCCCCGCGATCGCCGACACCCTCGGCGATGTGGATCTCGGACTCGATCAGATCGAAAACCGCGAGGCGCTGCGACCTCTGCTGGCGGCGCTTCCCGAGCGCGAGCGCATGGTGCTGCTGCTGCGGTTCTTCGAGAACCTCACCCAGACCCAGATCGCCGAACGCGTCGGCATCTCGCAGATGCACGTGTCCAGGCTGCTCGCCAAGTCGCTAACCCGGCTCCGCGACCAGTTGCAGTAGCGACGGCCGTGGCGCACCATGCAATGCGGTGACCGCCGCATCGACGGTTTCCGACTGCGGCAGTGCGCCGTCCGGATCGCAGATCCGAAGCAGGCGGCTGACCGCGGTGCTGGGCACGAGGACCCAGTCGATGTCTGCGCCGGACCGGACGTTGAGCGTGTGCAGCGCCGAAAATCCTGCAGTACCGAAGAATTCCACTTCGGAGAGATCGAGGACCAGCGCGTGGTTGGCGCGCTGCAACGCGAAGTCCGCAAGAGGTTGGGCGTTGACGGCGTCGAGTTCTCCGTGGGCGGTGACGACCGTGGTCGACGGCAGTGGCGCTGCGGCCTCGAAGCGCGCGGTGTGGCACGTCACGGTGTTGGTGGGCACGGTGTTGGTGGGCACGGTGTTGGTGGGCACGGTGTTGGTGGGCACGGTGTTGGTGGGCACGGTGTTGCCGATCTCAGCCGCGGGGGAAGATGCCGACTGGGTTAACGAAGACGACATGGCGACGCCATCAGTCAAGACTTAAATACTGTGGCTCAACTTAAATCCTGTGGCTCAACTCAAATACTGTGGCTCAACTCAAATACTGTGGCTCACCTTAAATACTGTGGCTCACGCCAGAAATACTGTGGCTCACGCCAGGAAATCGGCCCTGCTGTCTCAAAACCTTGGGTGCCAGGGCCGAGTCGGACCCGCTCCTACGTCGATGACGCTTGTAGCCCGCTGTGAACTCAACCTGAGTCCGACACTACGCCGGTAGTCGTGCCGTAGACAGATTGTCGATCATTTCTTAATGGACGCTTCACGGTCGCGGGTGAGGCTGTTCGTATGTCGCAGTTCTGGTCGGCCACCGGTGTGCTGCTCGCTGCCGGTGCCGGCACCCGGTTCGGAATGCCGAGAATCCTCGCCCGTCAGAGCCAATGGGGCTCTTCGCAGTTGAGGGTGTAGAGGTGGTCGGCGCGTCGTTACCGGGGTAGGGGTCGAGGTCTTCCGATGATGGGAGTTCTCACACCGCCCAGCTGGAAGACCTCGACGTGCCTGACGCTACCTTCGCGTGCCCTGATCTGACGACGTTCTGCCGCCTCGATGAGCTCGGGCTGCAGGTGACCGGACAACGCGTGGCACCCGATCGGGCGTTTCTGGCGTGCCGGATCACCGACGACGACTCGTGGTGTCGCCGTTGCGGCGAGCAAGGCGTCCCGCGTGACAGCGTCACCCGCGAGCTTGCGCACGAACCGTTCGGGTGGCGGCCCACGACCTTGCTGGTCACTGTGCGCCGCTACCGGTGTGCCGGCTGCGCGCATGTGGCGCCAAGACACCAGCAAGGCCGCCGAACCGCGGGCCAAGCTGTCTCGGCGCGCTGTGCAGTGGGCGCTGGAAGCCCTTGTCTGCCAGCACTTGAGCGTGGCGCGGGTCGCTGAAGCACTGGCGGTGTCGTGGAACACCGCCAATAACGCGGTGCTGGCCGAAGGCCAGCGGGTACTCATCGCCGATCCGGCCCGCTTCGACGGTGTGCGGGTGATCGGCGTCGACGAGCACGTGTGGCGTCACACCCGTCGCGGCGACAAGTACGTCACCGTCATCATCGACCTGACCCCAGTGCGTGACGGCTCCGGCCCGGCACGGCTGCTCGACATGGTCGAAGGGCGGTCCAAGAAAGCGTTCCAACAATGGCTGGCTGAGCGGCCACAAGAATGGCGTGACCGAGTGGAAGTCGTTGCCATGGACGGATTTTCCGGGTTCAAGACCGCCACCGCTGAAGAGCTGCCCGAGGCAGCCACGGTGATGGACCGCGCCTTCCATGTGGTCCGGATGGCCGGCAACGCCCTCGATGAATGCCGGCGCCGTGTCCAGCTGGCCACCTGTGGGCACCGGGGCCGCAAGACCGACCCGCTCTATGCGTGCCGGCGCACCCTGCAGACCGGGGCCGATCTGCTCACCGACAAACAGAAGGCCCGGCTCGACGCCGTGTTCGCCGTCGACGCTCATGCCGAGGTCGAGGCCACCTGGACGATGTATCAGCGCACCGTGGCCGCCTACCGACACCCCGACCGCAAGACCGGCCGCACCATGATGGCCGCGCTGATCACCACGCTGAGCACCGGCGTCCCCCAAGCCCTGCAGGAGGTGATCACCCTCGGACGCACACTCAAAAAGCGGGCCGCCGACGTCTTGGCCTACTTCGACCGGCCCGGCACCTCCAACGGGCCCACCGAAGCGATCAACGGCCGTCTCGAGCACCTCCGCGGATCGGCCCTCGGATTCCGCAACCTCACCAACTACATCGCCAGATCACTGCTGGAAACCGGCGGATTCAAACCCCAACTACACCGTCATTCATGAAGAGCCGCCAATGGTTGCTCGTGCGCCGCCGTGCGAAACCACCGAACCGTTACCAAGATCAGGTCCGCCAGTGCAACGCACCGGAGAGCAATTATCGGTGCGGCGCCCCGCAGGTTGTTGCCATCGGTCAACTCCGCAGATCCAGCGCAGCGGCGAACCGGCGGAGGGCGTCCGTCGCGGCGCCGGCGGCCGCCTCGTGCCCCGCACGGGCGCGCGACGAGACCTCCCCGGTGTCCGGTCGTAGGGCAACCTCGGCCAACAACTCGCCGGTGGTGGGTTCGCACACCGCCCACCGGAAGCGGGTGTCCGCCATCCACTCGGCGGCGGCGACGTGGACGTGATCGGGATCGGTCTCACCGAGGTCAGCCAGGGCGGGGCGGTCGTCCATCAACGGATCGGCGCGCAGTGCCCGCAGATACCACGCACCTGCGTTGATCTCGACGGGTTCCATGTGATCGCCTTCCCGGTTTGTCGTCGGGTGAACTGTAGCGAGCTGGTCAAGGCCGGCGGCGGAGACCATCAACGCCGACCCGGTGGAGTCCATCGGGTCGTCGACCGTCAACGGTCGGTGAGCGCCGCCTCGAAGGCCACCCGATCGCCGCGGTACAACGCGCGCACCACCTCGATCGGGTGGTCGGCGTCGTCGACCGTGCGCCTGTTGAGCATCAGCACGGGCATGGCGGTGGTGGTTCCGAGCAGCGCCGCCTCGCGCGGGGACGGTAGCGCCGTCTCGACCCGCTCGAGCGCTGCGCCGAACTCGACGCCCGACGCACGGATCGCCGCGTACAACGATGTGGCCGGATCGAAGGAGTCGCGCAGCCAACCGAACCGTCGCACGCTGAGGTAGGTACTCTCGAGGCCGATTCGCTCGCCGTCGGCCAGCAGTACCCGCTCGAGGTGCATCACTGTCGCCCCGACGGCCACCCCTAGGGCGGCCGACATCGCCGCATCGGCGCGGACGTCCACCCAGGAGACCAGCACACGGCCCGGCGTGCGGCCCATCCGCACCGCCCCCTCGGTGTAGGACTTCAGCGAAAGCGGTTGCACCAGTTTCGGCCTCGATACCACGGTGCCGCGGCCGCGGCGTTCCACGCGCCCTTCGACCAGCAGTTCATGCAAAGCCTGGCGCACGGTCTCCCGCGCCACCCCGAAGCGAACCGCCAGTTCCCTTTCGGAGGGGACCGGGTCGCCGACATCCGACCCGGTCAGCAGGCCGTCGAGTTCGGTGCGGACGAGGTGGGTCTTCGGTACACGTACCGCGTCGGTGTTCATGACGAATAACTCCTGCCTGCGGCGGCGACACGTTGGGCCACGACGACGACCGTCTCGATGTCGACGCCGCTCGCGCCGGGATCCTTGGCGGCGTCGTCGTAACGTCGCAGCCGGAGGGCGTCGGGCCACCAGCGGTGGGTGACCAGTCCTGGATCGACCGCGGCGCCACCCTGCCGGTGCAGCGACGCCACCGACACGTCGGACAGGGCGCCGGCGTAGCCCGGTTCGGTCGCGGCGAGATAGCGCTTTGCCGCGACGTGAGCGCCGGCCAGCCAGCCCACACGGGCGCCGAACCGCGGGGTA contains:
- a CDS encoding ATP-binding protein, producing the protein MAEVETQHNGQANADRSVELRVAAALENLAVLRTLVAAVGTFEDLDFDAVSDLRLAVDEACTRLIRSAVPKSTLVVVVHPNDSEVVVDASTTCQNSDILAPGSFSWHVLSSLTDEVRTFSDGQDLQDGQVFGISMTTRRASSLR
- a CDS encoding RNA polymerase sigma factor SigF; translated protein: MTPSSGQGSSPRQNSEYSDVAAMFRELQGITPDSPQFHRQRDRIVERCLPLADHIARRFDGRGEPRDDLVQVARVGLVNAVIRFNVDAGSDFVSFAVPTIMGEVRRHFRDNSWSVKVPRRLKELHLRLGSATAELSQRLGRAPTASELAEELGMDRDEVVEGLVAGSSYNTLSIDSGGNSGNEDAPAIADTLGDVDLGLDQIENREALRPLLAALPERERMVLLLRFFENLTQTQIAERVGISQMHVSRLLAKSLTRLRDQLQ
- a CDS encoding STAS domain-containing protein, whose protein sequence is MSSSLTQSASSPAAEIGNTVPTNTVPTNTVPTNTVPTNTVPTNTVTCHTARFEAAAPLPSTTVVTAHGELDAVNAQPLADFALQRANHALVLDLSEVEFFGTAGFSALHTLNVRSGADIDWVLVPSTAVSRLLRICDPDGALPQSETVDAAVTALHGAPRPSLLQLVAEPG
- a CDS encoding GntR family transcriptional regulator — its product is MNTDAVRVPKTHLVRTELDGLLTGSDVGDPVPSERELAVRFGVARETVRQALHELLVEGRVERRGRGTVVSRPKLVQPLSLKSYTEGAVRMGRTPGRVLVSWVDVRADAAMSAALGVAVGATVMHLERVLLADGERIGLESTYLSVRRFGWLRDSFDPATSLYAAIRASGVEFGAALERVETALPSPREAALLGTTTAMPVLMLNRRTVDDADHPIEVVRALYRGDRVAFEAALTDR
- a CDS encoding HD domain-containing protein, which gives rise to MSIREQTVTLLDSLRGVWDELAVDELDHALQSAARALDDDTDDELVLAAALHDIGHSPLLVADSVAHERVAREWLTPRFGARVGWLAGAHVAAKRYLAATEPGYAGALSDVSVASLHRQGGAAVDPGLVTHRWWPDALRLRRYDDAAKDPGASGVDIETVVVVAQRVAAAGRSYSS